The Pseudalkalibacillus hwajinpoensis DNA window TTCATCTAATGTTGGCCTGAGGCGTACCATGATGGTGGGGTTGCTTATTCTCGCTGGAGGCACTGCTATGACACTTTCACACGCTGTTATAGTAGTGGTTAGTGGTTTAAGTGCGGTGTGTGGCGGTTTTTTCATCGCCCATTCAATGGCATCTGCATCAGTAGCGAGTACGGCAGAGCATCATAAAAGCGGTGCATCGAGCTTTTATTTAATCAGTTATTATGCGGGTGTAGCAGCAGGTAGTTCAGGAGTTGGGATCCTGTGGGATGCAGTTGGCTGGATAGGAGTAGTTGGTTTGCTCATTCTTATCGTTCCATTACTTCTGCTTTTTACAAATAAAAGGGTTACTAGAAGATACAACAACCATGTACTAAGAGAGGAGAGTGTCAAATGAAGGTACGAAAAGCGAAGACTGGTGACGAAGAGGGCATCGCCTCTTTGCTCTCGGAAATGGGCTATCCTGTTTCGAGCTCACAGCTTAAAGATAGAATAAAGGGAATTATGGATGACAGCAACTATACCACGCTTGTTTTAGAAGAAGAAGGCGTGCTGATTAGCATGCTCGGCATGCACATAGAACGTTCTTATGTTTCTGACATACGGGTTGCTAGGATTATTACCATGATTACTTCGGCTCCGCATAGGCAAAAAGGAGCGGGGACAAAATTAATGACCGAAGCGGAAAAGCAGGCAATCGATGCAGGGGCTTTCACAGTTGTTCTGAATAGTGGAAATCGAGAAGAGAGAAAGGCTGCGCACCGGTTTTATGAAGGATATGGTTTTCTGGGGAAATCAACTGGTTTTTACAAATCGATTGGATGAATGGGAAGCCGGAGCAGTTGATTTGCCTGCTTTCGGCTATAAATGATAATAGGAATTCACAGGAACAAAAGGAGAGCGACACCTCCACTAAGAAGAGCAAGTACAGAGGCGACTAACACACGTTGAACGACTGGAGAGGACCTTTGGAAGATTCGGAAGAACACATCATCACTTCCTTTCAAAAGGGTTTTCTTTTCTACGGATGAAGACGAAAAAAAGTCTCACAACCCCTGATAGGAAATTGTGAGACTTTGTCTTATTGTCGTGTAAATCCTTCTTCGTCCAGATACTGAACAGCCTCATTATAAGAAGGGAACGTTCCATCTAGAATATCTCCTGCATACACATTCCATAGTTCGAGCTCTGGCTCGTACATCAATTCGAGCGTTTGGTTTTCATCATTCATCCAGATCTCAACTTCTATATCCGAACCAGGAAGTACCGAAAGAGAGTCAATCGATTCACGAATGATTTTGCGAAGGTCATTGCTTGAGAAGTCACGAATGTTAACCATGCCTCTTTCGTCCAATGGATAGCCTTCAATAAGGTCAGCGAATACATAGCCGTTTCCATTCGGGTGAAGATGATAAACAACATTTTTCTTATCTATAACCGCTTCTTCATAGTGGAAATTCACGCGTCCAAGCGAAACATCTTTTCGCGTAAGTTCAGGGAATGATGATTCAATAATCTCTAGTTTTTCTTCAAAAGTTAGCATAATGCCTCCATGTGCTTAAATAGTCTTTCTATCTCCAGTCTGAACAGGAATGCTCTTATTCAAACATACTGCATCTTATCTTATCACGGGTTCTTATAAAATTGTATGCTTTGGCTGCAGATTATGTAGAAAATCAGCGATTTCCGACTTGTTTCGTAATATAATAATGCTTTTTTCAGACCCATTCTGCTGGAATTGTTCAAATCTACTTTTCATTTTTTCCTTGCGAGGGTGATAAGTCGTCCAGATAAATTTCAGGAAAGCCAAGTCCATTTTCTCTTTGCATCCTTCGCCCATGTCTTGTCTCGTCTGTCCAATATGAGTAATCCATCGTTTCAAAACCCGATAGATGCATATCATTCTTGGAAGCTCAATGTAAATAATAGTATCCGCATGATCTGCGCGAATATCATAGGAATTACTATAATTTCCTTCGATAATCCATTGGGGAGAGGTGACAATCTCATTCTGTGAGGATCTAAACTCTTCAAGCGATGCTTCCTTCCAACCAGGTTTCCAGAAAAGAGCGTCAAGATGATGCACATCAATTTGAAGGATTTCTCCAAGCTTTTGTGCAAATGTAGATTTCCCCGCGCCTGCCGAAACTCCCATTACCATGATCCGCTTCACGAGTATTCCCCCCTTGAAAGTAGCGTCTTTCAAAAGTTTACCAAAAAGATCTTGATCGAGGAAGTCTGTATCGACTAACAAAATGAAGGATATGCAATGATGTGTGAGGATGCGTTACCATATAAGAAAGCTAATATAAAAGGGGAGTAAATGTGAAAACGTTATCGAACGCTGTACAAACTGCTAAACACCTAGTATTTTCTAAATTCCCAAATTGTGAAGCGGCTTTCCTCGCAGGAAGTGTTGTTAGGGGGGAGGCGACGGCTACTTCTGATCTTGATATTGTAGTGTTTGATTTGTCAGTATCTGTTTCTTATCGAGAGAGCTTTTTCTATGCAGGCTGGCCTGTTGAATGGTATGTACATAATCTAAAAAGCTATCAATCGTACTACGAAAGTGATTGTAAGCGAGCAAGGCCCTCACTGCCAAAAATGATCTCAGAAGGTTTGGTTCTTCAAAATAATGGTGTTGCTGACACATTAAAAGTAGAAGCGAAAGCCCTGCTCAGGAGCGGACCGGAAAAGTGGGGAGAGGAGACTATTAGGGTAAAGCGTTATTTTCTAACCGATGTTCTTGAGGACTTTATCGGAGCCACTGGAGGGGAAGAATTATTTTGTGCCAGTGCCTTAGCAGAGAAGCTCCATGAATTTGTGCTAAGAACGAACGGTCAATGGATTGGTGCTTCAAAGTGGATTGTCCGTGCTTTAAGAAATTATGACAGCGATTTAGCAACTGAATTCATTACCGTTTTTGATCATTATTATAAGACGCGAGAAAAAGAAGCCGTGATTAAACTTGTAGATCAAGTGCTTGCTCCGTTTGGGGGCCGTCTGTTCGAAGGGTTTTCATTAGGGAAGTGAGTTAACTTTTTTTTTAGGAAACATCGCTCATTTATGCGAAAGTGTTATTCATTCGTAACATTTTAGTAGAATCATGGGAGTAAAGACTTCTTATCTATGAATTCATATGTTACTCTCAGATTACTAGAAAGGGATGGGAAAGGGTTTGTTAAGTTGAAAATTATATCGAATGGACTCAAAACTTTCCTCCTTCTGATCGGAATTGGTATCGTGGTCATAACCGTATTCACTGATATAAACCAGTCGAATGGTTTTCTTGTAAAGAAAGACGTCCTGATGCCAACTGATCTTCACCCGGCTGTTACGGATGCGAGAGATGAATTAATAAGAAGAGCAAGTCAGAATGGAATTGAAATTGTTGTAACAGATGGCCATCGAACGGAAGAAGAACAGAATGAGCTCTATGAACGTGGACGTTCAAAAGATGGACAGGTTGTGACGAACGTAGCGGGTGGTGGATCCTATCATAATTATGGGCTAGCCATTGATTTCGCATTAAAACTAAATAACGGTGACGTGGTATGGGATATGGAACGTGACGATAATGGTAATGGAAAGTCTGATTGGATGGATGTGGTAGCCATCGCAAAAGATCTTGGATTTGAATGGGGCGGGGATTGGGAAAGCTTTAAAGATTACCCTCACCTTCAAATGGATTTTGGTTTAACAATTCGTGAATTGAAGAATGGCTACAGGCCGGATGAAAGTGAATATGCTTCAGAATAAGTAGCATTTGACAAAGGGGAAAATAAACAACGAGATTCTGTTATCTAAAATGATGAACTGAATATTTTGAGTCATCAGGGTCCATAGGGGTTATGTGAAAATATTTTTTCTCAAAAAAATAAAAAACAGGTTTATCTGTTTTTATACGGGGTATTTCTAAACTAACATAATTTTTCCCCCTTTTTACCGTCCGATTAATCGGGCGGTACTTTTTTGTACTGAAAAGTGAAATTTACATATTATTGTATTGTCCTCTCCAGGCATTAATAAGTCGTCAATTCATTAAAAAATTACTAATATTAGGGAAGATTCTCATATTCTCTTTTATCGTCTCTCAAGAGAACCTAAATTAGAGAAAAAAATAGGGGAGGATTCTATGAGTAAAACGTCTTTGATTGATTACAAAATTTTTATTCCATCATTATTAATAATGATTGGGATCAGTATTCCATTTGCTTTATATGAGGCAGAGTCATTAAAATTACTTAATTCGATTTTTGATTACATAGTAGATGTGTTCAGTTGGGGCTATCTATGGTATGGAGTTATTCTAGTAGCAGCTGGTTTATATTTTTCATTTTCGAAATATGGCCAGGTTGTAATGGGGGACCCAAAGGAAAAACCTCGCTTTACATTATTTGAATATGCATCCATTTTGATCGCAATGGGGGTAGGTTCGACAAACATGCGGACGGGTATGCTACAGTGGACTTCAGTAGCTAACGATCCACCTGCCGGGGTAGATCCTGGGTCAGCAGAAGCGCTTCTCTGGGGGAACACATATAGCATGTTCTTGTGGGGATTTCAAGTGTTCGCTATTTTTGTTATGAGTGCTCCTGCGATGGGATATATTCTCCATGTGAAAAAGCGACCGTTAATGAGGATTTCTGAGGCCTGTCGTGTGATCTTTCGTAATAAGTTTACGGATGGATTGGGCGGAAAAGTCCTGGACATCCTTTTTCTGATTAGTATTCTAGCAGGTGCTTCTGTAACCCTCGGCCTTGGAGCACCGATTATCACAAATAACCTATCAGCACTTTTGGATATAAAAGTGACATTTGGAATGACGATCATTGTTACCATTGTCTGGGTGTTCTTATTTTCACTTAGTGCCTACTTAGGAATTGAAAAAGGGATCAAGCGTTTAAGTACATTGAATATGTATTTAGCTGGACTTTTTGCTCTATTCATTGTAGTAGCTGGCCCCGGGGTGTTTATATTAAACTATTTCTCAGATAGCGTATCATTTCTTTTATCCAATTATCTTAATATTTCATTAAACACGGACTCCGTTCATCAAGGAGCACCGTCGCACATTCAAAGTAATACTGTCTTTTGGTTTGCCTATAGTGCTACATGGGCAATGCTTCATAGTGTATTCGCTGCTAAAATCTCAAAGGGTAGAACAATAAAAGAAATGATTCTTACATATCTTTTAGCACCTACTATGATTTCATGGATCGCTACAGGAGTACTGGGAGGCCTTGGAGTACATCGGTATCTCAATGGAGATGTGGCTGTCTTGGAACTGATCAAAGAAGAGGAAAGGATGCAGCTATTCCTGAAATATTGTCCACTCTACCATTTGGGCAGATATCGATTATCGTATTTATAGTTGTAGCACTCATTTTCTTAACAACTACCCTTGATTCAACGACTTATACGGTAGCTGCCTATACAAGTACGAAAGATATGAGTAAATATGAGCCGCCGAAAACCCTGCGTATTGTTATTGCGGCAATTATCACAGCACTTGCGCTTGTACTTATGAGGATAGGAGGGTTAGCACCATTAGAAGTAATTTCAGGACTAATGGGTCTGCCAATAATTATTATTCAATTCTTACTCATCTATGCTGCCAAGCGGATGATAGATAAAGACCAGGTATGGCGAACTAATATAAGACAAAAATAAGGGTATGAAAAATTAAGCACAGGAGAGAGTGATAGATGATTCGTTTTAATATAACCAAGCTTCTAGACAAGCTAGATCGATAAAAGTAGAATTTA harbors:
- a CDS encoding nucleotidyltransferase domain-containing protein; translation: MKTLSNAVQTAKHLVFSKFPNCEAAFLAGSVVRGEATATSDLDIVVFDLSVSVSYRESFFYAGWPVEWYVHNLKSYQSYYESDCKRARPSLPKMISEGLVLQNNGVADTLKVEAKALLRSGPEKWGEETIRVKRYFLTDVLEDFIGATGGEELFCASALAEKLHEFVLRTNGQWIGASKWIVRALRNYDSDLATEFITVFDHYYKTREKEAVIKLVDQVLAPFGGRLFEGFSLGK
- a CDS encoding topology modulation protein, with product MKRIMVMGVSAGAGKSTFAQKLGEILQIDVHHLDALFWKPGWKEASLEEFRSSQNEIVTSPQWIIEGNYSNSYDIRADHADTIIYIELPRMICIYRVLKRWITHIGQTRQDMGEGCKEKMDLAFLKFIWTTYHPRKEKMKSRFEQFQQNGSEKSIIILRNKSEIADFLHNLQPKHTIL
- a CDS encoding GNAT family N-acetyltransferase: MKVRKAKTGDEEGIASLLSEMGYPVSSSQLKDRIKGIMDDSNYTTLVLEEEGVLISMLGMHIERSYVSDIRVARIITMITSAPHRQKGAGTKLMTEAEKQAIDAGAFTVVLNSGNREERKAAHRFYEGYGFLGKSTGFYKSIG
- a CDS encoding M15 family metallopeptidase yields the protein MKIISNGLKTFLLLIGIGIVVITVFTDINQSNGFLVKKDVLMPTDLHPAVTDARDELIRRASQNGIEIVVTDGHRTEEEQNELYERGRSKDGQVVTNVAGGGSYHNYGLAIDFALKLNNGDVVWDMERDDNGNGKSDWMDVVAIAKDLGFEWGGDWESFKDYPHLQMDFGLTIRELKNGYRPDESEYASE